A stretch of DNA from Bacteroidales bacterium:
GCTTCCAGGAATATCTTATCGACAATATAGACATTTCCGTCACGGAATCCGAGTAAAGAGACTCCGAACGGAGGATATGCAAAATAATACAAGGTAAGCAGAAATGTCCCGCAAAGGGAGGCCCATTTCGACCAAAAGCCGATAAACAAGGCTAATCCTATGAGGATCAGTCCAGAGATATTGAGAAAATCAACAATCTCCAGCCTCGCCGGGGAAGCTGCCAGCCAGTGGTAGAATCCTGAAAGAAACCCGAATGTACTGTTTAAAAATGATTCCGATGTCCAGTCTGCAAATAATTTTGTCAACCCCTCATAGAGGAAATGCCAGCCCACAGCCATCCTCAGGATTGTAACCAGTATTTTCATACTATTGTTAAGTTAAAGATTGTCTGATATTTTTTCCGTGCTAATATAATTAAAAAAGAGATATCGCCTGTGCAATATCCCTTTTATCAAAAACAACAATATTTTTTCCTGCTATTTAACAAAAACTTTAAATGCCCGGTAACCGTAAATTCCTATTACGATAAAGCAGATAAACGGCAGAAAAAATGATATCCTGACCGCTGGCATGGAAAATATCGTACCCATATCGATAATAGCACCCTGTAGCGGAGGCATGACGGATCCGCCCAATATGGCCATGATTAATCCGGCGGCACCAAACTTGGCATCATCACCCAGTCCGCGTAATGCAATTCCATAAATGGTAGGGAACATCAATGACATGCAGGCAGAGATTCCCACCAGGCAATAAAGGCCTGTCATTCCTTTGATGAAGATAGTACCCAGCGTAAATACTCCTCCCGCAATGGCAAACATCATCAACATCTTACCCGGAGTTAGATATTTCATCAGATAAGTGGAGATAAAACGACTGCAGATAAATATTAACATGGCAACGATATTGTACCCCTGGGCTGTTTTCGCATCCATTCCCAATTCCATGGTGGCATAATGGATGATAAATGTCCAGCACATGATCTGTACACCCACATAAAAGAACTGGGCAATCACCCCTTCATAATACCGTTTGTTTTTGATCAGCCGTTTCAAAGTCTGTCCTACGGTAATCGTATGATCCTGATCCTGTTTCTTCGGCATCTTGGCAAAATAGATGACCAAAAATACCGCAATGATGATCAATGATAACAGGATATACGGGTAGCTGATGGTCGAAAGGTCTGCTGCCGTTACATTGTGTAACTCTTCAGGTGACATCTGTGCACGTTCTGCTGCACTTGCCGCATGTAAATTAGCCAGGATCATTCTCTGCGCTACGAGCATACCCAATATGGAACCTATCGGATTGAACGACTGTGCAAAATTCAGTCGTCTGGTGGAAGTCTCTTCCGTTCCCATCGAAAGAATATACGGATTAGCACTTGTTTCCAGAAAGGACAGACCACAGGTCATAATG
This window harbors:
- the fucP gene encoding L-fucose:H+ symporter permease translates to MTEKNTKKSSLLIGADGTSYVIPFILITFCFALWGFANDITNPMVKAFSDILMMSNFEGAMVQMAFYGGYFVMAFPAAIYIKKFSYKSGILMGLGLYALGALLFFPASKMMMFWPYLMAYFIMTCGLSFLETSANPYILSMGTEETSTRRLNFAQSFNPIGSILGMLVAQRMILANLHAASAAERAQMSPEELHNVTAADLSTISYPYILLSLIIIAVFLVIYFAKMPKKQDQDHTITVGQTLKRLIKNKRYYEGVIAQFFYVGVQIMCWTFIIHYATMELGMDAKTAQGYNIVAMLIFICSRFISTYLMKYLTPGKMLMMFAIAGGVFTLGTIFIKGMTGLYCLVGISACMSLMFPTIYGIALRGLGDDAKFGAAGLIMAILGGSVMPPLQGAIIDMGTIFSMPAVRISFFLPFICFIVIGIYGYRAFKVFVK